TCGACCGAGCCGGCCTTCTTGATGCCGTCCGCAATCGACATCAACGCCGAATATCCCACCACCGAACCCAACCGCGGATAGTCGTGATACTTGGCCTGATAGGCGTCGACGAACTTCTTGTTGGCCGCCGTATCGATCGAATACCACGGGTAGCCGGTCACGATCCAGCCGGTCGGCGCTTCCGCACCCAACGGGTCCAGATAGTCCGGTTCGCCCGTCAGCAACGACACCACGCTGCGATCCTTGAAGAGTCCGCGCGTATTGCCCTCGCGCACGAACTTGCCGAGATCGGCGCCGAACAGCACGTTGAAAATCGCATCCGGCTTCGCATCGGCGATTGCCTGAGTGACCGCGCCCGCGTCGACGTTGCCGAGCGGCGTGGCCTGTTCGACAACGAACTGCACATCAGGCTGCGCGGCCGTCAGCAGTTTCTTGAAAGTCGCCACCGCCGACTGGCCGTACTCGTAGTTCGGATACACCAGCGCCCAGCGCTTCTTCTTCAGCTTGACCGCTTCCGGCACCAGCATCGCCACCTGCATATACGTGGAAGGACGCAGACGGTACGTGTATTTGTTGCCGTCGGCCCAGACGATCTTGTCCGTCAGCGGTTCGGCGGCGAGGAAGAAAATCTTCTTCTGCTTCGCGAAGTCGGTCAACGCAAGGCCCGTGTTCGACAGGAAGCCGCCGAACAGCAACTGCACCTGCTCGCGCGCGATCAATTCCTGCGCCACGCGAATCGTGTCGCCCGGGTTGCCGTTGTCGTCGCGCGACACGACTTCGAGTTGTTTGCCGAGCACGCCGCCCGCCGCATTCACCTGGTCGAGCGCGAGATTCCAGCCGTTCTTGTAAGGCCCGAGAAAGGCGGGTTGCGCCTTGTAGCTGTTGATTTCACCGATCTTGATCGTCTGCTGGGCGCTCGCGCTCAGCGCGGCGAGCGACAGCAGCGTCGGCACCATGAGGCGAGAGAGGAATCCTGCGCGCGTGGTCATGCGTTTCTCCGTTATCAAAAGGATTGCGGGAATACGGGTCGTTGTTATCGAACATTCAAGCAAGCATTCAAGCAAACGTTCACTCGGCCGGCGGCGTCGCGCGAATTCGTGCGACGCTCGTCGCCACGTCCTGCCAGGCCGGCTTGCCACCGGCGAATTGCTGCCGCAGATAAGACACGAGTTCGCTTACCTGGGCGTCGTTGAAACTGTCGCGGTAAGCCGGCATCGTACCGAGTTCGGGCCGTGCAGGCGAGCCGATGCCGTCGAGAATCACGCGAATCAGGTTATCAGGCGTTGCGCTGTGCAGATTCGTGTTAAGCGCGAGCGACGGATGCGCGCCGAACAGTTGCGGCCCGCTACCGGTGTGATGGCACGCGGCGCATGCGCCGTCGAAAAGCCGTGCGCCGAGACCCACGGGCGCGCCGGTGATCGCACTGGCCTGTTCGTATTGACGCGCCACCGCGACCGGATCGGCGTTCGGCTCCAACGGATTGAGCGACGCCAGATAGGTGGCCATCGCGCGAATATCGCTGTCCGGCAGCGCCGCCAGATCGCCGACGACCGGCGCCATCGGCCCAGCCGCGACGCCGTGCAGCGGCGCGTGACCGTAGCGCAGATAGCTGAACAATTCGTCTTCGCCCCACGGCACCGGCGCGGTGGAGAGCGTCGATAGCGCGGGCGCTTCCCAACCTTCGGCGATGCCGCCGCCCATGAACGCCGCACCGCTTTTCTCGGCGCCGAATGCGTTGCGCGGCGTATGACAGGCGCTGCAATGGC
This genomic stretch from Paraburkholderia bryophila harbors:
- a CDS encoding ABC transporter substrate-binding protein, yielding MTTRAGFLSRLMVPTLLSLAALSASAQQTIKIGEINSYKAQPAFLGPYKNGWNLALDQVNAAGGVLGKQLEVVSRDDNGNPGDTIRVAQELIAREQVQLLFGGFLSNTGLALTDFAKQKKIFFLAAEPLTDKIVWADGNKYTYRLRPSTYMQVAMLVPEAVKLKKKRWALVYPNYEYGQSAVATFKKLLTAAQPDVQFVVEQATPLGNVDAGAVTQAIADAKPDAIFNVLFGADLGKFVREGNTRGLFKDRSVVSLLTGEPDYLDPLGAEAPTGWIVTGYPWYSIDTAANKKFVDAYQAKYHDYPRLGSVVGYSALMSIADGIKKAGSVDPDKLAAAFKGLGVDTPFGPITYRAQDNQSTMGAYVGVTGLKDGKGVMTSYRYIDGASVQPSDAEVKKLRPAD